A single Trachemys scripta elegans isolate TJP31775 chromosome 20, CAS_Tse_1.0, whole genome shotgun sequence DNA region contains:
- the NCMAP gene encoding noncompact myelin-associated protein isoform X1, which translates to MTTAAPLGNNTLSPTNVTTKSQEEILYQSSGAIVAAIVVGVIIIFTVVLLMLKMYNRHMRAKRELEPTSTKVKTPPTFGQNSTNANQPTTVTIIPVDIHMQNR; encoded by the exons ATGACGACAGCTGCACCACTGGGAAATAATACCCTGTCTCCAACAAATGTGACCACAAAGTctcaagaagaaattctttatcAGA GTTCCGGAGCAATCGTAGCTGCCATCGTAGTTGGAGTGATTATTATATTCACAGTGGTTCTGCTCATGTTGAAAATGTATAACAG acaCATGAGGGCAAAACGAGAGCTGGAACCCACAAGTACCAAAGTCAAGACCCCACCTACTTTCGGTCAGAACAGTACCAATGCTAATCAACCCACAACAGTAACTATCATACCAGTGGACATCCATATGCAGAACAGATGA